Proteins encoded in a region of the Trichosurus vulpecula isolate mTriVul1 chromosome 9, mTriVul1.pri, whole genome shotgun sequence genome:
- the LOC118831130 gene encoding olfactory receptor 15-like, whose amino-acid sequence MGGANNSSFKGFILIGVSDDPELEMIFFVFILLSYLLTVVGNLTIILISRLDAQLHTPMYFFLSNLASVDLAYTTSVVPQMLFNLWGPDKTISYGGCITQLYVFLWLGATEGILLVVMAFDRYVAVCRPLHYMTIMNPRICWQLASTAWLAGLGNSLIQSTFTLQLPFCGHQEINSFLCEVPSLIKLACGDTSLNEAVLNGVCAFFTAVPLSIILISYGYIAQAVLKIPSAEGRHKAFNTCGSHLIVVFLFYGSATYAYLLPAKSSSQDRGKFITLFYSVVTAMVNPLIYTLRNKEVKGALRKFLGKWREEW is encoded by the coding sequence ATGGGAGGGGCCAACAACAGCTCCTTTAAAGGTTTCATCTTGATTGGTGTCTCCGACGATCCTGAGCTAGAGatgatcttttttgttttcatcctGTTGTCCTACTTGTTAACTGTGGTGGGCAACTTGACCATTATCCTAATATCACGCCTGGATGCCCAGCTTCACACacccatgtattttttcctcaGTAACCTCGCCTCTGTTGACCTTGCTTATACCACAAGTGTAGTCCCTCAGATGCTGTTCAATCTGTGGGGCCCAGATAAAACCATCAGCTATGGGGGCTGTATAACCCAGCTGTATGTCTTCCTCTGGCTGGGTGCCACTGAGGGCATCCTCTTGGTTGTGATGGCATTTGATCGCTATGTAGCTGTCTGCCGGCCCCTGCACTACATGACCATCATGAACCCTCGCATTTGCTGGCAGTTAGCCTCTACTGCCTGGCTAGCTGGCCTGGGGAATTCCCTAATTCAGTCAACATTCACTCTGCAGCTCCCTTTTTGTGGACACCAGGAGATCAACAGTTTCCTCTGTGAAGTGCCATCTCTCATCAAGTTGGCCTGTGGTGACACAAGCCTCAATGAGGCTGTACTCAATGGTGTCTGTGCTTTCTTCACTGCAGTGCCCCTGAGCATCATCCTCATCTCCTATGGTTACATTGCCCAGGCTGTCCTGAAGATTCCCTCAGCTGAAGGCCGGCATAAGGCCTTCAATACCTGTGGCTCCCATTTGATAGTAGTATTCCTCTTCTATGGCTCAGCTACATATGCCTACCTACTGCCAGCCAAGAGTAGTTCCCAAGATCGGGGCAAATTCATCACTCTCTTTTATTCAGTAGTTACAGCCATGGTGAATCCCCTAATCTACACTCTGAGGAACAAGGAGGTGAAGGGAGCACTAAGGAAGTTTTTGGGAAAATGGAGGGAGGAATGGTGA
- the LOC118831351 gene encoding calmodulin-1-like: MADQLTEEQIAEFKEAFFLFDKDGDGTITTKELGTVMRSLGQNPTEAELQDMINEVDADGNGTIDFPEFLTMMARKMKDTDSEEEIREAFRVFDKDGNGYISAAELHHVMTNLGEKLTDEEVDEMIREADIDGDGQVNYEEFVQMMTAK; encoded by the coding sequence ATGGCTGATCAGCTGACCGAGGAGCAGATTGCTGAATTCAAGGAAGCCTTCTTCCTATTTGACAAAGATGGCGATGGCACCATCACGACAAAAGAACTTGGAACTGTCATGAGGTCATTGGGTCAAAATCCAACAGAAGCAGAATTACAGGATATGATCAATGAGGTGGATGCTGATGGTAACGGCACTATTGACTTTCCTGAATTTTTGACCATGATGGCtagaaaaatgaaagatacaGACAGTGAAGAAGAAATCCGTGAGGCATTCCGAGTCTTTGACAAGGATGGCAATGGCTACATCAGTGCGGCAGAACTACATCATGTAATGACAAACTTAGGAGAAAAACTAACAGATGAAGAAGTAGACGAAATGATCAGAGAAGCAGATATTGATGGAGATGGACAAGTCAACTATGAAGAATTCGTACAAATGATGACTGCAAAATGA